Proteins co-encoded in one Astyanax mexicanus isolate ESR-SI-001 chromosome 1, AstMex3_surface, whole genome shotgun sequence genomic window:
- the LOC111191307 gene encoding gamma-crystallin M2-like isoform X1, translating into MNGRIMFYEDRNFMGRSWECSGDCADMSSYMNRCHSFRVMSGCWMFYDQPNYMGHQYCFRRGEYSDYMSMWGSSSWVRSCRMIPWYNGSYRMRMYERDNYMGQMMEMTGDCDNFMNRYNWSHGCRSCHVMDGHWMMYEHPNYMGRMWYFGPGHYRNFSNWGNMRFNSMRRVMSDWY; encoded by the exons ATGAACGGAAGG ATTATGTTCTACGAGGACAGGAACTTCATGGGACGTTCCTGGGAGTGCAGTGGAGACTGCGCTGACATGTCCTCCTACATGAACCGCTGCCACTCCTTCAGGGTGATGAGCGGCTGTTGGATGTTCTACGACCAGCCCAACTACATGGGTCACCAGTACTGCTTCAGGAGGGGAGAGTACTCTGACTACATGAGCATGTGGGGATCCAGCAGCTGGGTCAGGTCTTGCCGTATGATCCCCTGG TACAACGGTTCCTACAGGATGAGGATGTACGAGAGGGATAACTACATGGGCCAGATGATGGAGATGACCGGAGACTGTGACAACTTCATGAACCGCTACAACTGGTCCCACGGATGCCGTTCCTGCCACGTGATGGACGGCCACTGGATGATGTATGAGCATCCCAACTACATGGGCAGGATGTGGTACTTCGGACCCGGACACTACAGGAACTTCAGCAACTGGGGCAACATGAGGTTCAATAGTATGAGGCGCGTCATGAGCGACTGGTACTAA
- the LOC111191307 gene encoding gamma-crystallin M2-like isoform X3 — MNGKIMFYEDRNFMGRSWECSGDCADMSSYMNRCHSFRVMSGCWMFYDQPNYMGHQYCFRRGEYSDYMSMWGSSSWVRSCRMIPWYNGSYRMRMYERDNYMGQMMEMTGDCDNFMNRYNWSHGCRSCHVMDGHWMMYEHPNYMGRMWYFGPGHYRNFSNWGNMRFNSMRRVMSDWY; from the exons ATGAACGGAAAG ATTATGTTCTACGAGGACAGGAACTTCATGGGACGTTCCTGGGAGTGCAGTGGAGACTGCGCTGACATGTCCTCCTACATGAACCGCTGCCACTCCTTCAGGGTGATGAGCGGCTGTTGGATGTTCTACGACCAGCCCAACTACATGGGTCACCAGTACTGCTTCAGGAGGGGAGAGTACTCTGACTACATGAGCATGTGGGGATCCAGCAGCTGGGTCAGGTCTTGCCGTATGATCCCCTGG TACAACGGTTCCTACAGGATGAGGATGTACGAGAGGGATAACTACATGGGCCAGATGATGGAGATGACCGGAGACTGTGACAACTTCATGAACCGCTACAACTGGTCCCACGGATGCCGTTCCTGCCACGTGATGGACGGCCACTGGATGATGTATGAGCATCCCAACTACATGGGCAGGATGTGGTACTTCGGACCCGGACACTACAGGAACTTCAGCAACTGGGGCAACATGAGGTTCAATAGTATGAGGCGCGTCATGAGCGACTGGTACTAA
- the LOC111191307 gene encoding gamma-crystallin M2-like isoform X2 yields MNGRIMFYEDRNFMGRSWECSGDCADMSSYMNRCHSFRVMSGCWMFYDQCNYMGHQHFFRKGEYSDYMSMWGSNSWVRSCRMIPMYSGNYRMRMYERDNYMGQMMEMNDDCDNFMNRCNWSQGCMSCHVMDGHWLFYDQPNYMGRMWYFGPGHYRNFSNWGNNRFMSMRRIMRDWY; encoded by the exons ATGAACGGAAGG ATTATGTTCTACGAGGACAGGAACTTCATGGGACGTTCCTGGGAGTGCAGTGGAGACTGCGCCGACATGTCCTCCTACATGAACCGCTGCCACTCCTTCAGGGTGATGAGCGGCTGCTGGATGTTCTACGATCAGTGTAACTATATGGGACATCAGCATTTCTTCAGGAAGGGAGAGTACTCTGACTACATGAGCATGTGGGGCTCTAACAGCTGGGTCAGGTCTTGCCGCATGATCCCTATG TACAGTGGAAACTACAGGATGAGGATGTACGAGAGGGATAACTACATGGGTCAGATGATGGAGATGAATGACGACTGTGACAACTTCATGAACCGCTGCAACTGGTCTCAGGGCTGCATGTCCTGCCACGTGATGGACGGCCACTGGCTCTTCTACGACCAGCCCAACTACATGGGCAGGATGTGGTACTTCGGACCCGGACACTACAGGAACTTCAGCAACTGGGGCAACAATAGGTTCATGAGTATGAGGCGCATCATGAGGGACTGGTACTAA